A window of the Lysinibacillus irui genome harbors these coding sequences:
- a CDS encoding FecCD family ABC transporter permease: MKKINIVSFSILAVFPFLIALVALVSITYGTKDISAMTVWQAMAAFDPSNVDHQIIRTGRIPRVAAVLLVGAFLAVAGAVMQGITRNYLASPSLMGVNDGSAFVITLAIVFFPGLPNYQMILLSMLGSALGAGIVFGFGSLIRNGLSPVRLAIIGTVIGTFLSSIATAIAMYFQVSQTVSAWYNTKVHMVDMDMLILSIPFGLTGLVLALLSAKAITITSLGEDIAMGLGQKTKAVRIISMLAVVCLTGTAVALVGKIAFVGLVIPHITRFLVGVDYRYIIPCAAVIGAFFLALCDVLSRYVNYPFETPIGVLTALVGVPFFLYLVRKHGGEKRA, encoded by the coding sequence TTGAAAAAAATAAACATAGTGTCATTTTCAATATTAGCGGTATTTCCTTTCCTTATTGCCCTTGTGGCACTTGTTTCTATTACGTATGGCACGAAGGATATTAGTGCAATGACAGTATGGCAGGCGATGGCAGCTTTTGATCCTTCGAATGTTGATCATCAAATTATACGGACAGGACGTATTCCCCGAGTAGCCGCAGTATTGTTAGTAGGAGCTTTTTTGGCAGTAGCCGGAGCAGTTATGCAGGGGATTACACGAAATTATTTAGCTTCACCGTCATTAATGGGCGTTAACGACGGCTCCGCTTTTGTCATAACATTAGCTATCGTCTTTTTCCCCGGACTTCCAAACTATCAAATGATTTTATTATCTATGCTTGGTTCAGCATTGGGAGCCGGCATTGTCTTTGGTTTTGGTTCATTAATTCGCAATGGCCTATCACCAGTAAGGTTAGCGATTATTGGGACGGTCATTGGTACGTTTTTAAGCAGTATTGCTACTGCCATTGCGATGTATTTCCAAGTCTCGCAAACAGTCAGTGCTTGGTATAACACAAAAGTACATATGGTGGACATGGATATGCTTATTCTTTCTATTCCGTTTGGTTTAACAGGATTAGTCCTGGCTTTATTATCTGCGAAAGCCATTACTATTACGTCATTAGGTGAAGATATAGCTATGGGACTTGGGCAGAAAACAAAAGCAGTGCGAATTATTAGTATGCTAGCAGTAGTATGCTTGACTGGAACAGCGGTGGCTCTTGTTGGAAAAATCGCCTTTGTAGGGCTAGTTATCCCACATATTACACGTTTCTTAGTTGGAGTAGATTATCGCTATATCATTCCTTGTGCCGCTGTTATTGGTGCCTTCTTTTTAGCGCTTTGTGATGTCCTTAGTCGCTATGTTAACTATCCATTTGAAACGCCAATTGGAGTCTTAACAGCATTAGTTGGCGTACCCTTCTTCTTATATTTAGTTCGCAAGCACGGAGGTGAAAAACGTGCGTAA
- a CDS encoding ABC transporter substrate-binding protein, with translation MNKYFKMCAPALLALSLAACGTDKAEESTSTTNTSATESQTEQAQTQTITYLGEKYELPAQVNNIVAASLESMEDAAMLGIKPVGVLEVGGKVPAYLAADFEGTTLVGNKMEPNAEAILNLNPDVIVGTSKFPEETAEKLNKIQTMIPYSHISTNWKENLTLLAQLAGKEEDAKKIISDYEAKVADAQVKSKEQLADKQVLIIRVRGGVMYIYPAGVYLNPVLYEDLGAPVPEVVTTAKAQAELSLETLAQVNPDAIFLQFEDSENKDTPKALEDLQKNPIFMSLKAAQNNQVFVNAIEPLAQGGTAWSKVKFLDAAAEKLLK, from the coding sequence ATGAATAAATATTTTAAAATGTGTGCTCCGGCACTTTTAGCACTGTCACTTGCCGCATGTGGGACAGATAAGGCGGAGGAGTCTACGTCAACAACTAATACAAGCGCAACAGAATCGCAGACAGAACAAGCACAAACACAAACAATTACATACTTAGGTGAAAAATATGAGCTTCCAGCACAAGTTAACAATATTGTTGCTGCAAGTCTAGAATCAATGGAAGACGCTGCTATGCTCGGCATTAAGCCAGTAGGTGTACTAGAAGTTGGTGGTAAAGTTCCTGCTTATCTAGCAGCGGATTTTGAAGGTACTACACTTGTAGGAAATAAAATGGAGCCAAATGCGGAAGCCATTCTTAATCTAAATCCTGATGTCATCGTTGGCACTTCGAAATTCCCTGAGGAAACGGCTGAAAAGCTGAACAAAATTCAAACAATGATTCCGTACTCACATATTTCAACAAACTGGAAGGAAAATTTAACATTACTTGCACAATTAGCTGGTAAAGAAGAGGATGCTAAAAAAATCATCTCTGACTATGAAGCTAAAGTTGCTGATGCACAAGTGAAATCAAAGGAACAATTAGCAGATAAGCAAGTATTAATAATCCGTGTTCGTGGTGGTGTAATGTACATTTATCCAGCAGGTGTTTATTTAAATCCAGTCCTCTATGAAGATTTAGGAGCACCCGTCCCAGAAGTGGTCACTACAGCTAAGGCGCAAGCTGAACTATCACTTGAAACATTAGCTCAAGTAAATCCAGATGCGATTTTCTTACAATTCGAGGATTCAGAGAATAAGGATACGCCAAAAGCTTTAGAGGACCTACAAAAGAATCCGATTTTCATGAGCTTGAAGGCAGCGCAAAATAATCAGGTTTTCGTTAATGCAATTGAGCCATTAGCACAAGGTGGTACGGCTTGGTCTAAGGTAAAATTCTTAGATGCTGCAGCTGAAAAATTACTTAAATAG
- a CDS encoding helix-turn-helix domain-containing protein — translation MDIKYLIDYFAHASVKFTDVFTKRMEPGEEDTGRTTAPGKCGLVIPLAGSAIFSFKGTPYVMEPGMIVHAGSQMPIEVKVTSHKGWEYAVIHYSLPTEESALFPLAEQHFSINTGFNTQIINIVQQIIESYSLPGSMAIFKSKTLFMNLLENILIAAKMKVLDSASKWMEQALEYIHENYAEQILVSNISKEFGIERRRFAYLFEQHTGMNPSTYITEYRIRRAKDLLEYAEIPIAEIAECVGYVDCFYFSRVFKKCTGLSPSAYRKIKMEEANYV, via the coding sequence ATGGATATCAAATATTTAATTGATTACTTTGCACATGCTTCTGTAAAATTTACGGATGTTTTTACTAAAAGAATGGAACCCGGTGAAGAAGATACAGGAAGAACAACAGCGCCAGGAAAATGTGGCTTAGTTATACCTCTTGCAGGTAGTGCCATCTTTAGCTTTAAAGGAACTCCCTATGTTATGGAGCCGGGAATGATTGTCCATGCAGGTTCCCAGATGCCGATAGAAGTAAAGGTTACCAGTCACAAAGGTTGGGAATATGCAGTTATTCATTATAGTCTACCTACAGAGGAATCTGCTCTTTTCCCATTAGCAGAGCAACATTTTTCAATCAATACAGGCTTTAACACGCAAATCATTAACATCGTCCAGCAAATAATAGAAAGCTACTCACTTCCAGGAAGTATGGCTATTTTTAAGTCCAAGACTTTATTTATGAATTTGCTAGAAAATATTCTTATAGCGGCAAAAATGAAGGTTTTAGATAGTGCTAGTAAATGGATGGAACAGGCCTTAGAGTATATACATGAGAATTATGCAGAGCAGATTTTGGTGTCAAATATTTCTAAAGAATTTGGAATTGAACGCCGTCGCTTTGCGTATTTATTTGAGCAGCATACAGGTATGAATCCTAGCACCTATATAACGGAATACCGTATACGGCGCGCAAAGGACTTACTAGAATATGCTGAAATTCCTATAGCTGAAATTGCTGAATGTGTAGGGTATGTAGATTGCTTTTATTTTAGTAGAGTCTTTAAAAAATGTACTGGTTTGTCACCTTCAGCTTATCGAAAGATAAAAATGGAGGAAGCTAACTATGTGTAA
- a CDS encoding DinB family protein: MQRDKTYVINHYKKSMDWISDFRSLSEVQWRMPIEPGKWSVAEVIGHLHPWDDFVLNQRIPFFFVDERLPKGPDAEKLNTSAAKKSREQHMDQTITDFITSRSQLLQVLQQFTDEQWQQTFTIGQSEIIIVDYFIGLINHDLHHFSQIQNVIHV; encoded by the coding sequence TTGCAAAGAGATAAAACCTATGTTATCAACCACTATAAAAAATCAATGGATTGGATAAGCGATTTTAGGTCTCTATCTGAAGTTCAATGGCGTATGCCAATTGAACCTGGGAAATGGTCAGTTGCAGAGGTGATAGGACATCTTCACCCCTGGGATGATTTTGTGTTAAATCAACGCATACCTTTTTTCTTTGTTGATGAACGTCTACCTAAAGGACCAGATGCTGAAAAGCTAAATACGAGTGCAGCCAAGAAAAGTCGGGAACAGCATATGGATCAAACAATCACGGATTTTATTACCTCAAGGAGTCAGCTATTACAAGTTCTTCAGCAATTTACAGATGAGCAATGGCAGCAGACATTTACAATTGGTCAATCAGAGATAATCATTGTTGACTATTTTATCGGGTTAATCAATCATGATTTACATCATTTTTCACAGATTCAGAATGTTATACATGTTTAG
- a CDS encoding nucleotidyltransferase family protein — MRLLQTEEELKNLIVEDDWMMDILSTVETLQLPDWWVCAGVIRSKVLDVLHEKEDRTPIADIDVIYFDKEKVAEKIEKHYEQELKQISPNEPWSVKNQARMHVLNGSKPYKSAVDGIAHFPEIPTAIGVKLSNGLLEIAAPYGIRHLGAGIVEPTPFFLENNYEIYRQRMHLKQWHLRWPKLEINLQ; from the coding sequence TTGAGATTGCTACAAACGGAGGAAGAACTAAAAAATCTAATAGTGGAAGATGATTGGATGATGGATATTTTATCTACAGTGGAAACATTGCAGCTGCCAGATTGGTGGGTATGTGCAGGGGTCATTCGCTCAAAGGTATTGGATGTCCTTCATGAAAAAGAAGATAGAACACCGATTGCTGATATTGATGTGATATATTTTGATAAAGAAAAGGTAGCGGAAAAAATAGAAAAACACTATGAACAGGAACTCAAACAGATATCTCCAAATGAGCCATGGTCTGTGAAAAATCAAGCACGAATGCACGTCCTTAATGGAAGTAAACCGTACAAATCTGCTGTTGATGGAATTGCTCATTTCCCTGAAATACCAACGGCTATTGGCGTGAAATTATCAAATGGTTTACTAGAGATTGCTGCACCGTATGGGATTAGACATCTAGGAGCAGGTATTGTAGAGCCGACGCCATTTTTCCTTGAAAATAATTATGAGATTTATCGTCAAAGAATGCATCTTAAACAGTGGCACTTAAGATGGCCAAAGTTAGAAATTAATCTTCAGTAA
- a CDS encoding YybH family protein: MTHQQALERYIQATNTHDFNQVKAILHPQAIYWFSDKTCTTTEEIEAYFKHAWNVIKEEVYSASDVNWITVDEKTATCLYTYHYEGYLNGKFVTGSGRATNIFTFVDDEWKLIHEHLSGAQ; the protein is encoded by the coding sequence ATGACACATCAACAAGCACTGGAAAGGTATATACAAGCAACAAATACGCATGATTTTAATCAAGTAAAGGCAATTTTGCATCCTCAGGCAATTTATTGGTTCTCTGATAAAACATGCACTACTACAGAAGAAATTGAGGCGTACTTTAAGCATGCGTGGAATGTAATCAAAGAAGAAGTTTATTCGGCATCAGATGTAAACTGGATAACAGTTGACGAAAAAACAGCTACCTGTCTTTATACATATCACTATGAAGGCTATCTAAACGGAAAATTTGTAACAGGTAGCGGTAGAGCAACAAATATTTTTACATTCGTTGACGATGAATGGAAGTTAATACACGAACATTTGAGTGGTGCTCAGTAA
- a CDS encoding SRPBCC family protein, whose protein sequence is MLATIKKHLDCHVVTYKRPLPHSIDTVWKAITTNENLQKWMSNLEIIDLRQHGKIHFNMNDGTDTYEEIAITDYAEKQVLEFEWGQDRVRFELSPTDNGSLLRLIETLQELTDHTPKDLAGWHICLDLLSDLLNGVEHQSFPMENWQQRFNEYKKLIDDVRS, encoded by the coding sequence ATGTTAGCTACTATTAAAAAGCACTTAGATTGTCATGTCGTAACGTACAAAAGACCGCTACCACATTCAATTGACACTGTTTGGAAGGCCATAACTACCAATGAAAACCTACAAAAGTGGATGAGTAATCTTGAAATCATTGACCTACGTCAGCACGGTAAAATACATTTTAATATGAACGATGGAACAGATACCTATGAGGAAATTGCCATAACAGATTATGCTGAAAAACAAGTACTCGAATTTGAATGGGGTCAAGATCGCGTTAGATTTGAACTGTCACCTACAGACAATGGCTCATTATTACGATTAATTGAGACCCTACAAGAGCTAACCGACCACACGCCAAAGGATTTAGCAGGATGGCATATATGCCTTGACTTGTTATCAGATTTATTGAATGGTGTAGAACATCAAAGCTTCCCAATGGAAAACTGGCAGCAACGTTTTAACGAATACAAGAAGCTCATAGATGATGTAAGATCTTAA
- the abc-f gene encoding ribosomal protection-like ABC-F family protein, translating to MKELLKLQDVHYEIKDTLLFEHMTGTVKQGEIIGIIGRNGAGKSTLLQLIQGTVLPSKGAIQGIQNIKIAFVEQELAEFDKLEVTAGEADLLAKWQVPNVSFTALSGGEKLKMRLAEGFSQNAQLLLLDEPTNHLDEQSTAFLIRQIQNYKGTIMVVSHDRYFLDKVATKIWSIEEKSLIEHNGNYTSYMAEREHRRLTQQRAYEKQQKNIERIEDQMQELTSWSQKGHAQSTKLEGFKEYHRVKAKRLDSQVKSKKKRLEAELAKAKVEAVEPDTDIRFSLGPSQRVGKRLLETKNLSLCFGDRMLFKDVNITAQFGDKIAIIGNNGSGKTSFLKVLLGKLEAEGEVWLSPAANIGYLTQEVFDLPIDQTPEQYFYRETFEERGKVRNLMKNLGFTPTHWTSTIGKMSMGERVKCKLMAYILEDRNVLILDEPTNHLDLPSREQLERTLAQYNGTILVVSHDRYFLEKVTNSVWELRGQQMEKKWSKEAPKQLDDLVALRLKLETERQEVLGKLSFLTAKDKDYAMLDQKFNELTQQINKLK from the coding sequence ATGAAGGAACTTTTAAAATTACAGGATGTACACTATGAAATAAAGGATACTTTACTATTTGAGCATATGACAGGCACAGTGAAGCAAGGTGAGATCATCGGTATTATTGGTAGAAATGGTGCTGGGAAATCAACATTATTACAGTTAATACAAGGAACTGTTTTGCCATCTAAGGGGGCAATACAAGGGATACAGAATATCAAGATTGCCTTTGTTGAGCAGGAGCTTGCCGAATTTGACAAACTAGAAGTAACAGCAGGAGAGGCAGATTTGTTGGCTAAATGGCAGGTGCCAAATGTGTCATTTACAGCTTTAAGTGGTGGTGAAAAGCTAAAAATGCGTCTAGCAGAGGGTTTTTCACAGAATGCCCAACTCTTACTGCTTGATGAACCAACCAATCATTTAGATGAACAAAGTACAGCTTTTTTGATAAGGCAAATACAAAACTATAAGGGAACGATAATGGTTGTCTCACATGATCGTTATTTTTTAGATAAGGTTGCTACAAAAATCTGGTCTATTGAGGAAAAGAGTCTGATTGAACATAATGGCAATTATACAAGTTATATGGCTGAAAGAGAGCATAGAAGATTAACGCAACAACGTGCCTACGAAAAGCAGCAAAAAAACATAGAGCGTATTGAGGATCAAATGCAGGAGCTAACATCATGGTCGCAAAAGGGCCATGCACAGTCAACAAAACTAGAAGGCTTTAAGGAATATCATCGTGTGAAAGCAAAACGTCTAGACTCGCAAGTGAAATCTAAGAAAAAACGATTAGAAGCTGAGCTTGCAAAGGCAAAAGTTGAAGCTGTGGAGCCAGATACAGACATTCGTTTTTCTTTAGGACCATCTCAGCGTGTCGGTAAGCGTCTTTTGGAGACCAAGAACTTATCTTTATGTTTCGGTGATCGCATGTTATTTAAAGATGTTAATATCACTGCTCAATTTGGAGATAAAATCGCCATTATAGGAAACAATGGAAGTGGAAAAACAAGCTTTTTAAAAGTACTTTTAGGCAAGTTAGAAGCAGAGGGTGAAGTGTGGCTATCTCCTGCTGCCAATATTGGCTATCTGACGCAGGAAGTTTTTGATTTACCAATTGATCAGACACCAGAGCAATATTTTTACAGAGAAACATTTGAAGAGCGGGGCAAGGTTCGCAATTTAATGAAGAATTTAGGGTTTACACCGACACATTGGACGTCTACTATAGGAAAAATGAGCATGGGAGAACGTGTAAAGTGTAAACTGATGGCCTATATTTTAGAGGATAGGAATGTTCTTATTTTAGATGAGCCAACGAATCATCTTGATTTACCTTCGCGTGAGCAATTGGAGCGCACACTTGCCCAATATAATGGGACAATACTTGTCGTATCACATGATCGATATTTTTTAGAGAAAGTAACGAATAGTGTTTGGGAGCTTCGCGGTCAACAGATGGAGAAAAAATGGAGTAAAGAGGCTCCAAAGCAGTTGGATGATCTTGTCGCTCTTCGTTTAAAGCTTGAAACGGAAAGGCAAGAGGTGTTAGGAAAATTGAGTTTTCTTACAGCAAAGGATAAAGACTATGCAATGCTTGACCAAAAGTTTAATGAGCTGACACAGCAAATCAATAAGCTTAAATAG
- a CDS encoding endo alpha-1,4 polygalactosaminidase — MKKILLLFIAMLTAISIWFMITKNPASSSSTSIQAKLADVKDYKYYLDKGNDTIGEDMTKLDLVIVEPIEMQQKYIDNAQKNGTLVYGYINAMEADQWNTVLYRQLEEDDFYRDKQGEKMYFAQWDSYLMDMTSSHYQDILLTEIEKQIVQKGLDGVFLDTVGNINSYLPEDEQKWQNEAMLSFIQQIKQRHPTLSVAQNWGFKTLIDYTAPYVDFIMWEDFSYHEVGNDEWSLEMMKKLVHLREEFGTQVMAIGFTDELESRALAKKYNFKFFYSPAGSYYNTWQ; from the coding sequence ATGAAAAAAATACTTTTACTCTTCATTGCTATGCTTACAGCAATAAGCATTTGGTTTATGATTACTAAAAATCCTGCTTCATCCTCTTCAACTAGTATTCAAGCAAAACTTGCAGATGTAAAGGATTATAAATATTACTTAGATAAAGGCAATGATACCATTGGCGAGGATATGACTAAGTTAGATTTAGTTATTGTGGAACCCATCGAAATGCAGCAAAAATATATAGATAATGCTCAAAAGAACGGCACTTTAGTTTATGGATATATTAATGCAATGGAGGCAGATCAATGGAATACAGTCCTCTATCGCCAGCTAGAAGAAGATGATTTTTATCGAGACAAGCAAGGTGAAAAAATGTACTTCGCACAGTGGGATTCTTATTTAATGGATATGACTTCTTCGCATTATCAAGACATTTTGCTAACAGAAATAGAGAAGCAAATTGTTCAGAAAGGCTTAGACGGTGTGTTTTTAGATACTGTTGGTAATATCAATTCTTATTTACCTGAAGATGAACAAAAGTGGCAAAATGAAGCCATGTTATCTTTTATCCAACAAATTAAACAACGCCATCCCACTTTATCGGTTGCTCAAAATTGGGGATTTAAAACGCTAATAGATTATACCGCCCCCTATGTCGATTTTATTATGTGGGAAGACTTCTCATATCATGAGGTAGGGAATGATGAATGGTCTCTCGAAATGATGAAAAAACTTGTCCATCTACGAGAGGAATTTGGTACACAGGTTATGGCAATCGGCTTTACAGATGAATTAGAAAGCCGTGCATTGGCGAAGAAGTATAACTTTAAATTTTTTTATAGCCCGGCTGGTTCATACTATAATACCTGGCAATGA
- a CDS encoding DUF2243 domain-containing protein, which translates to MYEEKNHKHENRFHYKQRNMWTGILFGLGVVAFIDEVIFHQLLHWHHFYDKSTANIGLVSDGLFHAFSFFATIGSAFLLADLHRRHGFWLKRWLGGIFLGAGVFQLYDGIIQHKFMKLHQIRYHVDILPYDLVWNILAAILIVIGIILLFQTTQKAR; encoded by the coding sequence ATGTATGAGGAAAAAAATCATAAACACGAAAATCGCTTTCACTATAAGCAACGCAATATGTGGACAGGTATACTATTCGGACTTGGGGTTGTTGCATTTATAGATGAGGTTATTTTCCATCAATTATTACATTGGCATCATTTCTATGATAAATCTACAGCTAATATTGGATTAGTGTCAGATGGTTTATTTCATGCCTTCAGCTTTTTTGCTACGATTGGCTCTGCTTTTCTATTGGCCGATTTACATCGAAGACATGGATTTTGGTTAAAAAGATGGCTTGGTGGTATTTTTCTCGGAGCTGGAGTCTTTCAGCTTTACGATGGGATTATTCAGCATAAATTCATGAAACTTCATCAAATTCGCTATCATGTCGATATTCTACCCTATGATCTAGTGTGGAATATATTAGCAGCTATATTAATTGTAATTGGTATCATTTTATTATTCCAAACAACTCAAAAAGCACGTTAG
- a CDS encoding cytochrome c oxidase assembly protein, with product MHSHEAHIQNFFTFGQQILAFPFFIALIFYIVAVIVSNQHKKQWSHYRTSCWIVGCVSALVTLIGPLASLIHVNFVAHMIGHLLLGMLAPLLMVLAAPMTLLLRTLPVNTARTLSRIIRSPYFRFVRHPIIASTLNVGGLWLLYTTPLFNMMHEHLLLYIFIHLHIFLAGYVFTIAFIYIDPTPHPHSYVFRSIILLVALAAHSILAKYIYAYPPQHVIATQAELGAKIMYYGGDAIEMIIVYILFYHWFKSARNFKAAISSHSNYSNEPRF from the coding sequence TTGCATTCTCATGAAGCTCACATCCAAAATTTTTTCACCTTTGGACAGCAAATATTAGCTTTTCCATTTTTTATAGCACTTATTTTCTATATCGTTGCTGTCATTGTTTCGAATCAACATAAAAAGCAATGGTCACATTATCGTACTAGCTGTTGGATAGTAGGATGTGTAAGTGCCCTTGTTACATTAATTGGCCCATTGGCTTCCCTTATTCATGTCAATTTTGTCGCACACATGATAGGTCATTTATTGCTTGGTATGCTTGCCCCACTACTTATGGTATTAGCAGCACCTATGACATTACTTTTAAGGACCTTACCAGTAAATACGGCACGTACTCTTTCTCGGATAATAAGAAGTCCTTATTTCCGTTTTGTTCGTCACCCGATAATTGCATCTACGCTAAATGTAGGTGGTCTATGGTTACTCTATACAACACCACTTTTCAACATGATGCACGAACATTTACTTTTATATATTTTTATTCATCTTCACATTTTTCTAGCAGGTTATGTGTTTACCATTGCTTTTATTTATATTGATCCCACTCCACATCCACACTCCTATGTCTTTCGATCCATTATATTATTAGTAGCATTAGCAGCTCACTCTATCCTAGCAAAATATATTTATGCGTATCCTCCTCAGCATGTAATAGCTACACAGGCAGAGCTAGGTGCCAAGATCATGTATTACGGTGGCGATGCAATTGAAATGATTATTGTTTATATCCTTTTTTATCATTGGTTTAAAAGCGCAAGAAATTTTAAGGCAGCTATTTCTTCTCATTCGAACTACTCAAATGAACCTAGGTTTTAG
- a CDS encoding DNA-deoxyinosine glycosylase yields MSNEITNVLLPVVNSSTKVLIVGSMPGKQSLEKQQYYGNPRNHFWPIIGEVLETDIPDEYDKRIALLESNSIGLWDTIETCEREGSLDAAIRNEKPNDFQTLFEKYPNIQLVLFNGAKAFEVFKKHLGLELLEGRAYKKMPSTSPIPGKNIKSIAEKLEDWRIIQSYLT; encoded by the coding sequence GTGTCAAATGAAATAACAAATGTATTATTACCAGTCGTAAATTCATCAACAAAGGTGCTTATTGTTGGCTCGATGCCTGGAAAGCAATCATTAGAAAAGCAGCAATACTATGGTAATCCACGCAATCACTTTTGGCCCATTATTGGTGAAGTATTGGAAACAGATATTCCAGATGAATATGATAAAAGAATTGCATTATTAGAAAGCAATTCAATTGGTCTTTGGGATACGATTGAAACCTGTGAACGTGAAGGTAGTCTAGATGCAGCGATTCGTAATGAAAAGCCGAATGATTTTCAAACACTTTTTGAAAAGTATCCTAACATCCAATTAGTGCTTTTTAATGGAGCGAAGGCATTTGAAGTTTTTAAAAAGCATCTTGGCCTAGAACTGCTTGAAGGACGAGCTTACAAAAAAATGCCGTCCACAAGTCCAATCCCAGGAAAAAATATAAAATCCATTGCTGAAAAGCTAGAGGACTGGCGCATTATCCAATCCTATTTAACTTAA
- a CDS encoding DUF2268 domain-containing protein: MAVVSTDKWLEEFISARKLARKKELNSLQCSILCERLGEIFQDGLPEEIQFSLQQQGLFLPNEVVQLEKLKKNNVWDCVEQEFIYLQQKWNGPAVPIYIFPITQQQTMTNKNGVAYPQALFLFIGEIETRELQALFAHEYNHVCRLHNLKKSLGDMTLLDSLILEGLAECAVQELYGEKWLLPWLKNYKLEELLALWKTYFLPHLKLQGVEKHRPFLYGGKLPLWIGYCIGYEIVQTYIKNHPTHHPLSISSQDILAGSDFPLQ; encoded by the coding sequence ATGGCAGTCGTGTCAACAGATAAGTGGCTGGAGGAATTTATAAGTGCAAGGAAATTGGCAAGAAAAAAAGAACTAAATAGCTTACAGTGTTCCATTCTTTGTGAGCGTTTAGGAGAGATATTTCAAGATGGATTGCCAGAAGAAATACAATTTTCATTACAGCAACAGGGGCTTTTTCTTCCAAATGAGGTAGTTCAATTAGAGAAATTAAAGAAAAACAATGTTTGGGATTGTGTGGAACAGGAATTTATTTATTTACAACAAAAATGGAATGGTCCAGCAGTACCTATTTATATTTTTCCAATTACACAGCAGCAAACGATGACCAATAAAAACGGTGTTGCATATCCTCAAGCACTTTTTTTATTTATTGGTGAAATAGAAACAAGAGAACTTCAAGCGCTGTTTGCCCATGAATATAACCATGTATGCCGTTTACACAACTTAAAAAAGTCTCTTGGAGATATGACTTTGTTGGATTCTCTTATTTTAGAGGGATTAGCAGAATGTGCGGTGCAAGAATTATACGGAGAAAAATGGCTATTACCGTGGTTAAAGAACTACAAATTGGAAGAGCTTTTAGCTTTGTGGAAGACCTATTTTTTGCCTCATTTAAAACTTCAAGGAGTTGAAAAACATAGGCCATTTTTATATGGTGGAAAGCTTCCTTTATGGATAGGCTACTGTATAGGCTACGAGATCGTGCAGACATATATAAAGAATCATCCTACTCATCATCCGTTATCCATATCCAGCCAAGATATACTTGCTGGATCAGATTTTCCGTTACAATAG
- a CDS encoding polysaccharide deacetylase family protein gives MTRNYVLLLTVCFLIISGFLGMKGYADKGRPYYEETGKVVWDINTEDKIVALTFDDGPHPKYTAAVLDLLAKYDAKATFFIIGKNAEKYPELVLRSYTEGHELANHTYTHPFKVSIKKLQEELQQTNDTIYSITGFSPVLFRPVGGNYTDAMINAAVKDGYKVVMWSWHQDTQDWKEPGVKKIVQKVMKGTRPGDVILFHDGGGNRSQTIKALEEIIPALKKQGYSFVTISELIESKQQQEQIQ, from the coding sequence ATGACACGTAATTATGTACTGCTTCTAACAGTTTGCTTTTTAATCATCTCGGGATTTTTAGGAATGAAAGGCTATGCAGATAAGGGGCGCCCTTATTATGAAGAGACAGGTAAAGTTGTATGGGATATCAATACAGAAGATAAAATTGTTGCCCTTACCTTTGACGATGGCCCACATCCAAAATACACGGCTGCAGTGCTTGACTTACTAGCTAAATATGATGCTAAAGCAACCTTTTTTATTATTGGAAAAAATGCAGAGAAGTATCCAGAGCTTGTTTTACGTTCTTATACAGAAGGGCATGAATTAGCAAATCATACGTATACACATCCATTTAAAGTTTCCATCAAAAAATTGCAAGAAGAGCTTCAACAAACGAATGACACGATTTATAGTATTACTGGTTTTTCCCCAGTTTTATTCCGTCCCGTTGGTGGAAATTATACGGATGCTATGATAAATGCTGCTGTTAAGGACGGCTACAAGGTCGTAATGTGGTCTTGGCATCAGGATACTCAAGATTGGAAGGAGCCTGGTGTCAAGAAAATAGTGCAAAAGGTGATGAAGGGAACAAGACCTGGAGATGTCATTTTATTTCATGATGGTGGCGGGAACCGTTCGCAAACGATTAAGGCACTAGAAGAAATAATACCCGCATTAAAAAAACAAGGCTATTCATTTGTCACAATATCCGAGTTGATTGAAAGTAAACAGCAACAAGAGCAAATTCAATAA